A portion of the Bacillus thuringiensis genome contains these proteins:
- a CDS encoding YndJ family protein, with amino-acid sequence MKNIIFGLACYVVFLLCERSNTNPVEAIILLSVLLFIPMSFCIIDKRKRDGSYLLFYKFVSFLYPIAAICAMLAFVTNHYVFALVWFVYTGIVALFGVSRLLERGWKPLEETAIDSAFIYLFLGGFWFFASVAKLSIMHFSSDIVLLTAAHFHYSAFLLPLSAGLIGRKREKRSKVYDAIMFIIMISPMTVAIGITYSRIFEFFAVFLYLCAIYGYGFYVWRAKFNTISAKILLIISSSTLMVTIMFSLIYSYGNLKHVMTITITQMVWIHGVVNGIGVALPAFVGWMIEKSVPNYKYYGKPMSKLRGNVAIGEAFLYGRNLVDSKEYNGLVDKMNDFHSEAFEATKIPLTIIHFYENTTEYELQSNIKWAHWFRPFAFCYEKMSKRVGQIHLGMGDKWEPMHGSIIGVMDEEDGRENVRAWLRKNEAGESIFVALYSKHTNKDETYMNIALPLPYSNMTGILRLCNDNHDLIITSKLRENGQGDEGIYLHTRFLTIRLPLAETFIITEGKDEMLTAHHSMWLFGLEFLHIHYKIERIAQR; translated from the coding sequence ATGAAAAATATAATATTTGGGCTTGCTTGTTATGTTGTTTTTCTATTATGTGAGCGGTCGAATACAAATCCTGTTGAAGCAATTATATTATTATCTGTTTTATTATTTATACCAATGTCGTTTTGTATTATTGATAAAAGAAAAAGAGATGGATCGTATTTATTATTTTATAAATTCGTATCGTTTTTATATCCAATCGCAGCAATTTGTGCAATGCTAGCTTTCGTCACAAATCACTATGTATTTGCGCTAGTTTGGTTTGTATATACAGGAATTGTTGCGTTATTTGGTGTAAGTAGATTGCTAGAAAGAGGATGGAAGCCGTTAGAAGAGACCGCCATAGATAGTGCGTTTATTTATTTGTTTTTAGGTGGTTTTTGGTTTTTTGCTTCAGTAGCAAAACTTTCAATTATGCATTTTAGCTCTGACATTGTTTTACTCACAGCTGCACATTTTCATTATTCGGCGTTTCTATTGCCATTATCAGCTGGTTTAATAGGGAGAAAAAGAGAAAAGAGAAGTAAAGTATATGATGCTATTATGTTTATCATCATGATTTCACCTATGACAGTTGCAATAGGAATTACATACTCGAGAATATTTGAATTTTTTGCAGTGTTTCTATATTTATGTGCGATTTATGGATATGGATTTTACGTTTGGAGAGCAAAATTTAATACTATCAGTGCAAAGATTCTTCTAATCATTTCGTCTAGTACGCTCATGGTTACAATTATGTTCTCACTCATATACTCATATGGGAATTTGAAGCATGTAATGACGATTACAATTACCCAAATGGTTTGGATTCACGGTGTTGTCAATGGAATTGGAGTAGCGTTACCAGCATTTGTTGGCTGGATGATCGAAAAGAGTGTTCCGAATTATAAATACTACGGAAAACCAATGAGTAAGTTAAGAGGAAATGTGGCAATTGGTGAAGCGTTTTTATATGGCAGAAATTTAGTAGACAGTAAGGAATACAATGGTTTAGTTGATAAAATGAATGATTTTCATAGTGAGGCATTTGAAGCAACGAAGATTCCTTTAACCATTATTCATTTTTATGAAAATACAACAGAGTATGAGTTGCAATCGAATATTAAATGGGCTCATTGGTTCCGCCCATTTGCATTTTGTTATGAGAAAATGAGCAAGCGTGTAGGACAAATACATTTAGGAATGGGCGACAAGTGGGAACCGATGCATGGCTCTATCATTGGTGTAATGGATGAGGAAGATGGAAGAGAGAATGTAAGAGCTTGGCTAAGGAAAAATGAAGCAGGTGAATCTATTTTTGTAGCTCTTTATTCAAAGCATACAAATAAGGATGAGACATATATGAATATCGCCTTGCCTTTACCTTATTCGAATATGACTGGTATTTTGAGGCTATGTAATGATAATCATGATTTAATCATTACTAGTAAGTTAAGAGAAAATGGCCAGGGAGATGAGGGGATTTATTTACATACTCGGTTCTTAACAATCCGTTTACCGTTAGCAGAGACTTTCATCATTACAGAGGGTAAGGATGAAATGTTAACAGCTCATCATAGCATGTGGCTATTTGGACTTGAATTTTTACATATTCATTATAAGATTGAAAGAATTGCACAGAGGTAA
- a CDS encoding polyphosphate kinase 2 family protein, translated as MENGHLAKVDLTKKIESKSKYNKKLEKYQRRLLALQQILKEEKIAVMLVMEGWDAAGKGGAIKRVTEHLDPRGFQVNPIGAPAPHEKRYHYLQRFWRKIPQYGQITIFDRSWYGRVLVERVEGFATKEEWMRAYDEINDFEKLLTDDHYIIGKFFYHISKEKQLKRFKDREKNPLKRWKITDEDWRNREKWDEYVEAMEDMFERTSKPNAKWHIIESNDKLYARVKTLKIIISFIEDYFLEHGIELPSYYYEMKEDIEVLQDVGVKE; from the coding sequence ATGGAAAATGGACATCTTGCTAAAGTAGACTTAACGAAAAAAATTGAATCAAAATCTAAGTACAATAAGAAACTCGAAAAATATCAAAGGCGCTTATTAGCATTACAACAAATTTTGAAAGAAGAAAAAATTGCGGTTATGCTTGTTATGGAAGGATGGGATGCGGCTGGTAAAGGTGGGGCAATTAAGCGGGTGACGGAACATCTTGACCCACGTGGGTTCCAAGTAAATCCAATTGGAGCGCCTGCACCTCATGAAAAACGTTACCATTATTTGCAACGTTTCTGGCGCAAAATTCCACAGTACGGGCAAATTACTATTTTTGATCGCTCATGGTACGGTCGTGTGTTAGTTGAGCGTGTTGAAGGTTTTGCTACAAAGGAAGAGTGGATGAGAGCATATGATGAGATTAATGATTTTGAAAAACTACTAACAGATGACCATTACATAATAGGGAAGTTCTTCTATCATATAAGTAAAGAGAAACAGTTAAAGAGATTTAAAGATAGAGAGAAAAATCCTTTGAAAAGATGGAAAATTACAGACGAAGATTGGCGTAATCGTGAAAAATGGGATGAGTATGTTGAAGCGATGGAAGACATGTTTGAAAGAACAAGTAAGCCAAATGCGAAGTGGCATATTATTGAAAGTAACGATAAATTGTATGCCCGTGTGAAAACGTTAAAAATCATTATTTCATTCATAGAAGATTATTTCTTAGAACATGGTATAGAATTGCCTTCTTATTATTATGAAATGAAAGAGGATATTGAAGTTTTGCAAGATGTAGGTGTTAAAGAGTAA
- a CDS encoding PadR family transcriptional regulator — protein sequence MKGRDVVLGLLMEKELSGYDIKIVFEDVFTHFFDGSFGMIYPTLRQLENEGKIKKEVVMQEGKPNKKMYFITDEGREEFYQYMQTPVEKDVLRSDFLMRMYFGNYSDDVTIKKWIKDEIERKEAYIADLRLKYEKWRVGITFVEEISLDVGIASYSAQVETLKKKLEELEAKENNKTEE from the coding sequence TTGAAGGGAAGAGATGTTGTTTTAGGTTTATTAATGGAAAAGGAATTGTCTGGTTACGATATTAAAATTGTGTTTGAAGACGTATTTACTCATTTTTTTGATGGAAGTTTTGGAATGATTTATCCAACGTTACGACAATTGGAGAATGAGGGGAAAATAAAAAAAGAGGTTGTCATGCAAGAGGGAAAACCGAATAAGAAAATGTACTTTATTACAGATGAGGGGCGTGAAGAATTTTATCAATACATGCAGACACCTGTAGAGAAGGATGTTTTACGTTCGGATTTTTTAATGAGAATGTATTTTGGTAACTATAGTGATGATGTAACAATAAAAAAATGGATTAAAGATGAAATTGAAAGAAAAGAAGCGTACATTGCAGATCTTCGATTGAAATATGAAAAGTGGAGAGTAGGTATTACTTTCGTCGAAGAAATTTCACTAGACGTAGGTATTGCATCGTATAGTGCACAAGTGGAGACTTTGAAGAAAAAATTAGAAGAGTTAGAGGCGAAAGAAAACAATAAAACAGAAGAATGA